One window of Aspergillus oryzae RIB40 DNA, chromosome 3 genomic DNA carries:
- the med8 gene encoding RNA polymerase II mediator complex subunit MED8 (predicted protein): MATPTQEQLKTLEQSRQRLVQLTRSLASLITSLNQSDPLPSWSSLQSQASIISNNLLSVSDHLSDNRDLLTSLVAYPGPDYPGRTQANTLEQLLRTKLDPRVEDWVARGRKAGASALEDKSGLAEAELAELWDWAPVEANQEARRRNWGGNFTLEEREMGVQNVVTGLARVLEDEGSESEDEEEGEEDEMEIVGVRRQSAGAGFEFDIAPASAAQHQQQKFVEPAVPLEDILRFMTTGAEPGKR, encoded by the exons atggCCACCCCAACGCAAGAACAGCTGAAAACCCTCGAACAATCCCGCCAGCGACTGGTCCAGCTCACGCGCTCGCTGGCGTCCCTAATCACAAGTCTAAATCAAAGTGATCCTCTGCCATCTTG gtcctCTCTCCAATCCCAAGCCAGCATCATCTCAAACAACCTCCTCAGCGTCTCTGACCACCTCTCGGACAACCGTGATCTCCTTACTTCCCTCGTCGCATACCCGGGCCCCGACTATCCGGGCCGTACACAGGCCAACACCCTCGAACAGCTTCTTCGGACGAAACTCGACCCCCGCGTCGAGGACTGGGTTGCGCGCGGTCGCAAGGCGGGCGCGTCTGCGCTAGAGGATAAATCGGGGCtggcggaggcggagctGGCGGAATTGTGGGATTGGGCACCCGTGGAGGCGAATCAGGAGGCGAGGCGGAGGAACTGGGGTGGGAATTTTACGCTcgaggagagggagatgggGGTGCAGAATGTTGTTACGGGGTTGGCGAGggtgttggaggatgaggggaGTGAgagtgaggatgaggaggaaggggaggaggatgagatggagatTGTGGGTGTTAGAAGGCAGTCGGCTGGGGCTGGGTTTGAATTTGATATTGCGCCTGCTTCGGCTGCGCAgcatcagcagcagaagTTTGTGGAGCCTGCCGTGCCGTTGGAGGATATTTTGAGGTTTATGACTACAGGGGCGGAGCCGGGGAAGAGGTGA
- a CDS encoding putative monosaccharide-P-dolichol utilization protein (predicted endoplasmic reticulum membrane protein Lec35/MPDU1 involved in monosaccharide-P-dolichol utilization), with translation MAASIMEPLQQNIITPLQPYLRQIVSSLPEPVHDTVTSLIGSSCHNALLVDLDVTKDPACTSLAISKALGIAIVGASAIVKVPQILKLIGSRSSAGVSFVSYALETASLLITLSYSVRNQFPFSTYGETALIAVQDVVVGVLVLTFADRSTAAAAFIAVVAASVYALLFDQTLVDAQTMSLLQAGAGALGVASKLPQIITIWREGGTGQLSAFAVFNYLAGSLSRIFTTLQEVDDKLILYGFIAGFTLNVILATQMVYYWKAPTKPKKAKKAAPKPVERAPVAQTSSASPSPKPSGKTPTTRRRG, from the exons ATGGCCGCTTCCATCATGGAACCCCTCCAGCAAAATATCATCACCCCTCTCCAGCCTTACCTCCGTCAGATCGTCTCGTCGCTGCCGGAACCCGTCCACGATACCGTCACCTCGCTGATCGGATCATCCTGCCACAACGCTCTTTTGGTTGATCTCGATGTCACCAAAGACCCTGCCTGCACGTCCCTTGCTATCTCCAAGGCACTCGGAATTGCCATCGTGGGTGCCAGCGCTATCGTGAAGGTTCCCCAGATTCTGAAATTGATCGGATCTCGCTCCTCGGCCGGCGTGTCCTTTGTGTCGTACGCTCTCGAAACTGCTAGCTTGCTCATCACGCTGTCGTACAGTGTGCGCAACCAGTTTCCTTTCAGCACTTATGGCGAAACCGCGTTGATTGCCGTACAAGATGTAGTGGTGGGTGTTTTGGTGTTGACCTTCGCCGATCGATCAACTGCGGCTGCGGCGTTCATTGCCGTTGTTGCGGCCAGTGTGTACGCTTTGCTTTTCGATCAAACTTTGGTGGACGCGCAGACTATGTCTCTTTTGCaggctggtgctggtgcccTAGGCGTTGCGAGCAAGCTGCCCCAGATCATTACCATTTGGCGCGAAGGAGGCACTGGACAGTTGAGTGCTTTTGCG GTCTTCAACTACCTTGCCGGCTCTCTGTCCCGTATCTTCACTACCCTCCAGGAGGTAGACGACAAGCTGATTCTGTATGGCTTCATTGCTGGCTTCACTCTGAACGTGATCCTGGCAACCCAAATGGTGTACTATTGGAAGGCACCAACAAAGCccaagaaagcgaagaaggcAGCTCCCAAGCCAGTAGAGAGGGCTCCTGTTGCACAGACCTCGAGCGCATCTCCCTCTCCTAAGCCGTCTGGAAAGACCCCCACTACGCGACGCCGCGGTTAG